One region of Cyanobium sp. M30B3 genomic DNA includes:
- a CDS encoding inositol monophosphatase family protein: MTVAPSPADLDPGLMALLDRVGERQRRDFGHMASDVKADGSLITACDRWSDATLVRGLAEYFPGEGVLSEEGDRHVPATSSYWVVDPLDGTTNFAAGIPYWAISLARFQDGRPQMAVLDVPPLRQRIVALRGQGAWRNGKRLAPPSLQSHPAGCASLCSRSIGVLQKLPHQRFPGKIRLLGVASLNLVSVAMGQTVAALEATPKIWDLAAAWLVLTELDCSLRWLARSPECLHPGSDLSEADFPVLAADQQDTLARFLPWGEALVA; encoded by the coding sequence ATGACCGTGGCCCCCTCCCCTGCTGATCTGGACCCGGGTCTGATGGCCCTGCTGGATCGGGTGGGCGAGCGCCAGCGCCGCGATTTCGGCCATATGGCGTCCGATGTGAAAGCTGATGGCAGCCTGATCACGGCCTGTGACCGCTGGAGTGACGCCACGCTGGTGCGTGGACTGGCCGAGTACTTTCCTGGAGAGGGCGTGCTCAGTGAGGAGGGTGACCGGCATGTGCCCGCCACATCCAGCTACTGGGTGGTGGATCCCCTGGACGGCACCACCAACTTTGCTGCCGGAATTCCCTACTGGGCGATTTCCCTGGCCCGATTTCAAGATGGGCGGCCCCAGATGGCGGTCCTGGATGTGCCCCCCCTGCGCCAACGGATCGTGGCACTGCGCGGCCAGGGGGCCTGGCGCAACGGCAAACGCCTGGCTCCCCCGTCGCTTCAGAGCCATCCGGCAGGCTGCGCTTCCCTCTGCAGCCGCTCGATCGGCGTGTTGCAGAAACTGCCCCATCAGCGTTTCCCCGGCAAGATCCGCCTGCTGGGGGTGGCCAGTCTCAATCTGGTCAGCGTCGCCATGGGCCAGACCGTCGCCGCCCTGGAGGCCACACCCAAGATCTGGGATCTGGCGGCGGCCTGGCTGGTGCTCACCGAGCTCGACTGCTCCCTGCGCTGGCTGGCCCGATCTCCCGAGTGCCTGCATCCGGGCTCGGATCTCAGCGAAGCTGATTTTCCCGTGCTGGCAGCTGATCAGCAGGACACTCTGGCCCGTTTTCTGCCCTGGGGAGAGGCCCTGGTGGCCTGA
- a CDS encoding BCD family MFS transporter → MNRVMISELGFPALLVGLALAFEQFVSPSRVLFGQLSDAFPIGGRHRVPYIWLGASLFCGLAVLSVPLIFHVSRLLAGDRPGLLWAGVAALCGLFSLYGLAVSMASTPYLALVIDRTTERERSKAVGIIWCLLTVGIVVGAIATAIALRSLDGVTDPAVLEPALLRFMVGVVGTVLLLTLVATLGMERSRHRHSSPTTGPARREDAITLQQAWALVTSSRQVLVFFLFLVLFTLGLFLQDPILESYGAEVFGMPIAATASLNAIWGIGTLLGLLVAGVWIVPRFGKLATARLGCQLIAASLLLLLLAGFTAQVTLLQVVMLVFGFSAGIGTNSALVLMLDLTLPEAAGTFVGVWGLAQAMSRALGKVFGGGLLDLGRWLAGWLGLDGSAFPAYALVLSVEVMVALGALVALSRVNLRQFREDTGRSLTRVLSLELG, encoded by the coding sequence ATGAATCGGGTGATGATCAGCGAGCTTGGCTTCCCGGCCCTGCTGGTGGGCCTGGCCCTGGCCTTCGAGCAGTTCGTGTCTCCCAGTCGGGTGTTGTTCGGCCAGCTGTCCGATGCCTTCCCCATCGGCGGCCGTCACCGCGTTCCCTACATCTGGCTGGGAGCCAGCCTGTTCTGCGGTCTGGCTGTGCTCTCGGTGCCGCTGATCTTCCATGTCTCGCGCCTGCTGGCGGGGGATCGCCCAGGGCTGCTGTGGGCCGGTGTCGCTGCCCTCTGCGGCCTCTTCTCCCTCTACGGTCTGGCGGTCTCGATGGCCAGCACCCCCTATCTCGCCCTGGTGATCGATCGCACCACTGAGCGTGAGCGCTCCAAGGCGGTGGGCATCATCTGGTGTCTGCTCACGGTGGGGATCGTGGTAGGGGCCATTGCCACGGCCATTGCCCTACGCAGCCTGGACGGGGTCACGGATCCAGCGGTGCTGGAGCCGGCCCTGCTGCGGTTCATGGTGGGCGTGGTGGGCACGGTGCTGTTGCTCACCCTGGTCGCCACCCTCGGCATGGAGCGCTCCAGGCACCGGCACTCCTCGCCAACGACCGGGCCGGCCAGGCGGGAGGACGCCATCACCCTCCAGCAAGCCTGGGCCCTGGTCACCTCCAGCCGTCAGGTGCTGGTGTTCTTTCTGTTCCTGGTGCTCTTCACCCTGGGCCTCTTTCTCCAGGACCCGATCCTGGAGAGCTATGGGGCGGAGGTGTTCGGCATGCCGATCGCCGCCACGGCTTCACTCAATGCCATCTGGGGGATCGGCACCCTGCTTGGTCTGCTGGTGGCCGGGGTGTGGATCGTTCCCCGCTTCGGCAAGTTGGCCACAGCCCGGCTGGGTTGTCAGTTGATCGCCGCCAGCCTGCTCTTGCTGCTGCTGGCCGGTTTCACCGCGCAGGTGACGCTGCTGCAGGTGGTGATGCTGGTGTTCGGCTTCTCGGCTGGCATCGGCACCAACAGTGCTCTGGTGCTGATGCTCGACCTCACCCTGCCGGAAGCGGCCGGCACCTTCGTGGGGGTTTGGGGCCTGGCCCAGGCCATGTCCCGGGCCCTTGGCAAGGTGTTTGGTGGTGGACTCCTGGATCTCGGTCGCTGGCTGGCGGGATGGCTGGGCTTGGATGGGTCAGCGTTTCCGGCCTATGCCCTGGTTCTGAGCGTGGAGGTGATGGTGGCCCTTGGGGCTCTGGTGGCCCTGAGTCGGGTGAACCTGCGCCAGTTCAGGGAAGATACGGGACGCAGCCTCACCAGGGTGCTGTCCCTTGAGCTTGGATGA